ACATCCGCTCCGAATGCCGGTTGGGGATTGGGAGTCGAGAGTTGGAGATCCGTTTCTACGGTTTGGTTCGCCGGGGCGGCTGTGATGGATCTGGACACGACTTCCGGCAGGTCCGTCCAGGGGCCTGCGGCACTCGTTGCGTGCTGGAGTCGCAAGCGCACGGAAAGATCGTCCGGGGCGTTGAGGATCTGGACCTGGCAGCGCACATGCGCGGGACGATCGAATTTCAGATCCGCCACGGGGGTCGTGATGTCGCAGCTGGTCAACGTCACCTTGATCACGTGGCGGTCCTGGAAGGCGTCCTCGTCCGGCCAGGGATCTTCTTCGCGCAGCTGTTCCATGTATTTGCTGGTGTCGTACACCGCGGACTTCTTGGGTGCGGTTCCCGATTGCCGCTTGGCGAACTTGGAAAAGTCCAGGTCGCCCGAAGGAGGGCGCGCCTTGGACTGGCGCATCAGTTCCGGATCGTTGGCGCGGCTGGGGTCGAAGGAGTCGTTGGGCATGCGCAATACCTGACCAAAGGAGGAAGTGGCGACAAGGAAAGGGTAGTGAAATCTGTGGGAAACGTCTCGAGGGGCAGAACGGCGAGATGGTGTAATGGAATGTTCCGGGAATTCGATCGCGAGAATCGTGTATCCCGGTAGGATGCAGGAAATTGACAGAGCAGACCTGAACCGTGGGGGAGCCAGGAGCTGCGCGATAGGTTAGGGGTTTGTCAGAAAACGGCGCGGAAAGCGTCCGCGGAGTTCTGGCGAAACCACTCCATCGAAATCAGGAACGCCCCATGACCCCGAAATTCTTCCTCCTCCCTCTCGCGTTGGCCGCCGGAATCCATGCCCAGGCGACCCTGAACTCCAATGCCGACATCGGCTTGCATATCCTGGGCACAGGCTACCAATCCTCATTGGAAACCAACGTGAACAAGGGCGGCATCAATATGCTCTATCAGGGCAGCGGCGCGAGAGGGTTTGGATTTGTGGTGCCCACCTCCGACGGCGTGCGGTTGGGGACGGATGTCGGAGCCATCAGATTGGGGCCCGGACCCGCGGACTGGCTAGTGGTCCAATCTGGACTCTCCACTTTTTCAGGCGATGTGAAAGTGCCGGGCAAGCTTCTGATCGGGACGGCGGGCTGGTCGATCAAGGCGCCGGACTTCGTCTTCGCCCCCGACTACAAGCTCCAGCCCCTGCGCGAGGTGGAAGCCTATGTGAAGAAGAATCGCCACTTGCCCGGCATCGCCAGCGCCTCCGAGATGGAATCCGGCAAGTCCGTGGATCTGGTCCAGATGAACCTCGATCTCTTGAAGAAGGTGGAGGAGCTGACGCTTCATGTCATCGAGCAGAACAAGAAGATCGAGGCGATCCAGAAGACCACCGGCTCGAAGATCTAGCCACCACCCTTTCTGAAAGGAGATTCCCGATGAGAAAACTCAACGATGGAAGACCCGTGTCGGGTCTGGTGCGAGGTGGCTTGCTCGCGGTGGGATTGGCATCCGGTGCCTTCGCCGCGCAACCAGCGGACCAGAATTTGTCCGAAAAAGACACGTTTTCCCTGGACCTGGGAACCCACAAGCGGCACCTGCAGCACTGGAAGCGGGGAGGCGCTGTCCGCAAGGGGGATGGTCGGTATTTCCTGGTGGCAAATCCCGTGAACGGCGGTGTACGGATCGAGGAAATGGCCGCTGCGGCCGGATTCAATGTGCTCGGAGTCCATCGCGACCTGGGCAAGCTGGTCTACAAGGTGGAACTCAAAGGCGACCTGAAAGCGACGGAAGACAAGCTCAAATCCTTCGGGGAATACTTCTCTCTGGATCCGGTCTACGCCGAAGACAAGATTTCGCAGGAATTGCGACGGGAGTCGAAGTCCCGCTTGGACAGGAAATGGGCGCGATCGGCCACCGGTGAAAAGGATCCCTTGCAGGACAGCGCGATGGTGCGGGTCGTCCACAGGCCGATGAATCCCCTTGAACTGGCCGTCTGGGCAAAACAGCGGGGAATCGGGACCGTGAAGGTGGTCTCTGATTCTGTGTTCGAAGGAAGCATTCCTTGGGGAGGAATGGAGAGCCTCTCCTCCAATCCAGAAATCACCGAAATCCTCCCCGTCTCCAGGCCCAGGCATTTCAACGACGTGTCTCGCAGCATCCTGGGATTGAGAACTCTGCAATACGGGGCCTCCTCTTCCGGTTTCCTGGACACGGTGGGCACGTATGGCGCCAGTTGGAACAGCGGAGCTTTGGCCGCGGGCAAGGGTGTGTGGGTGGGCGTGTTCGATGGAGGAGTGGACGACGCGCATCCCGACCTGAGAATTTCTGCCAGCCAGAACCGCAGAGTGGCCTTGTCGGGTGCAACCTGGTGGCAGGGGAACAAGGCTGATCCGAATTGGTTCGAGGTTGTCCACCATGCGACCCATGTCGCCGGGACCATCCTCGGGAGTGGTGCATCCAGCGCGGGAAATGGCGGGCGTGCCTTCCAGTGGCGCGGAGTGGCTCCCTTGGCCCAGATTTTCTCCTTGGAGCCGATCGCGGGTGCCAAAGGGGTGGATGTGGGAAACCACTCCAGCTACGACATGGGAATCTTCAACGCCTACACGAGTTATTCCGGGGATTACGACCGGGAAATCGCCAACCATACACTTCGCCCCATCGATGTGTTCGCGGCCGGAAACAGCGGCGTGTATCCCGGAGACGCTGTCGATCCCAATACCGGAGCGTTCCAGATCGGATTGTTTTCGATGATGGCGAATCTGAAGAATGGCATCAAGGTGGGGGCGGTCGACAAATCCTTGCAGCGGAAGGCCTTTTTTTCCAGCATGGGTCCAACTCGCGATGGTCGCATCGGCATCGACGTCATGGCTCCTGGAGCGGGAGGTGCCAAATCGGGAACCGTGACCGTTTCGGAAGTGTCGTTGGTGAATTCCGCCGGACGGTCCGTCAACCTTTGGGACAGGACGATTCCAGGGAATCAATTGTCGCCGTTTGGAAGCGTGAGGTCGTTCACTACAAGCGGAAGCGTCACCTCTTATGTTTCCGGCCGAACCGGCGGGGCGGTGCAGCAATTCACCACCAATTTGCCGTGGCAGGCGAACGCGGGTGATGTCGCCCGCTTCACTGTCAGAAACACCATTGGGTATGGCGGAGAGCTGAGGATCTACTTCGCGAGTGCGGCGAACAACGCGATCCTCAAGTTTCCGTTCGCGGCATCCACTTCCGACCGGACCTTCACGATTCCTCTCGATCCCACTTATGTCGGGATGTATGCGGTTGCATCGGAGATCTCCACCGATTTCGTCGAGGCTCCGGTGAAATCCTCGGGTCTCACCAGCGCTTCGACGGCCAGCAACAGGGTTTACGCCTACGAGGAAATGGAGGGAACCTCCATGGCTGCTCCGGCGGTGACCGGGGTGGTGGCGCTGATGCTGGAACGGTTCGGTCGAGTGACGGGCCGGAACATCCACACCAATCGGTTCTGGAATTCCACCGCTCGGGCGATCCTGGTGCATACCGCCAAGGACATGGTGAATCTGACTGGGGATGCGAAACAACCCAACAATCCCGACTTCGCGGCCAACGCAGGGGCCACTGCTCAATCCCAGATTCTGACGGACATCTACGGCACAGGACCGGATTGGGCGACCGGGTATGGATTGGTGGATGCCGCCAAGGCGGTGGAAATCACGGGAACCTCCAAGGTCAAGGAAACGGCCATCCCGAAGAACGTCCCGAAGATCTACAAGGTGACGATCCCATCGGGACAGACCAAATTCCGGGCGACCCTGGCTTGGGACGATCCCGCTCCCGCAGCCCTGGCTACCTACTGGCAGAAAACATTGGTGAACGACTTGGACCTGGTGGTGGTTTCGCCCTCCGGAACCGTTGTCAGGCCTTGGGTCCTGGATCCGGGGGTGATCAACGACAGCACGATCTATACCAACGGAGTTGATCCCAAGGCGACCCTCCAGAATGTTCGGAACAATCCAGCCCATCCCGGGCGGGACAGCTTGAACAACTTGGAGGTGGTGGATCTGACCAATCCCGTGGCGGGGGAATGGACCATCATCGTGACTCCGCGCCTGATCGGTCTCGATCAGAACGGGGCCGGTACCGCGGGCGACCAGGATTTTTCGTTGATCACGGACATCGCCGCAGCGGAGGTCACCACCTATGCCAATTTGCCCGCAGGCGCGAAGGGCTTCCGGTTCCAAGATCCCTCCGGAGGCTTGGCGGAACTCTCCATGGTGGGCTCCCTCTACTTGAAGGACTGCTCCGGATCCACACCCGTGACGGGGGGGTGGGAGTGGAGGAATGCCGCGGGCTTGAAGGCCAGCCTGCTTCGGACCAGTGGATTCCGTTCCGCGATCCTGAATGATTCCCAGTTTGGCTTTTTGGCCAAGCCCACGAATCTTGTCGGAGGGGTCGTGGTGTACAATCCGGAAGGCGATCCGGTGTTCCGGATCGGAGGAGATGGAGCCGTGCAGGTATCGCAAGGAAAGACCTGCTACACTCCCCTCTGAGGTTCCTAACCAAGACTCCCGAGGTCGATCGCGATCAGAGGGGGTGACTTGAAATCGCTTCGAGCCCGACGGATCCCCTCCGTCGGGCTCCTTCGTTTGGGCAGAAATCGTCAACATGGCGCCAATCGTCGTGCGCACCACCGTTGGTGGGAAGCCGACGACGGGTCGCGGACCTTCCGCGGATCTACCTGATCTTGCGGACCCGCACGTCGTCCAGCAGGAGGCCCGCCATGGCGCGACTGGGTTTTGGACAAATTGCGTCCACCACCAATCGGGTGCCCGATGGAACGGTCACGATGGCCGTGTAGGTCTTGAAGGGATGGCGGTAGGAAAGCGTGACCTCGTTGGCGTAGTTCCCGAATCGGATTCGAGCGGAATAATCGGCGGAGGCTGCGGGGACGCCTTTCCAGATCCGATTGGTTCCGGCCAGCTTGTAGGTCAGGTGGTAGGTTCCCGCCGCGAAGCCGTGGGCGGTCTGTAATTTGGCCGGAGTCGGATGATCTTCCACCGATCCCTCGAGGTCGAGCACGAACCCTTGCGGATCGGGAGTCGAAATCACGGAAGGGTCGTGGACCAGGAAGGTGTATCTCTCGGTGCGCTGGACCACATCCACCGACCCGCGCAGAATCTGCCATTTGGCACCAAGCAGATCATCGCCCTCGAAGCTCCCTTCCGTGCGACCCAGGAATTCCGCTGGGCGCTCGAAATTGTCTTCGAAGCGGGTGATGAGGGTGCCTGGCAACGGCGAGGGGGCCGCCATCCGCTTGGCTTCTACAGCCATGGCCAAGCCGAAACAACACCATGCCAGCGAGCGCAAAGGGGAGGGTGTGATGGGGCTCTTGCGGATGGCTGGCGGAACGGGCATGGAGAGGAATATGGAAAAACAAAAACCCTCCCCGGCGGTGAATCCGGAGAGGGCTGGGGATGGAGCGAAAAGTCGCGACTGGAGTATTATGGAATCTGGCGGATTACGACGTCGTCGAGGAGCATGTTCGCTCGGACGGAGGCGCCCTGACGCCCTGCGTCGATCACGAACTTTTCGGGTTGGGTGATGGTCACTTCGGCGGTGATGGCTTGGCCGAAGGGCTGGTCGAACGCCTTGGTGGTGCGCACTTTGTAGCCTGGTCCAAAGCTGACATCCACCCAGTAGGTGTCCCCACCTTGGCGGTTGTTTCCTGCCAGCCGGTACGACACCAAATACTTGCCAGGAGCGAAGGCTTTGGAAGTCTCCAGCTTGGCAGGGCTTTGCCACGAGGAGCCCTCGAGATCCACCACGTATCCCTGGGGGTCCGGATTAGGGATGATGCTCGTGTTACCGACGAGGAATCCGAACCTGGATTCCCGCTTCACCACGTCGATGGTGCCGCGAAGGATGTTCCATTTGGCTGTGAGAACGGGGTCGTTGTCGAGGGAATTCTCGTTGTTGCCGATATACTCTGCAGCTCGGTCGAAATGGTCTTCGAAGGAGGTGATCATGTCGTCAGGGGAGATGATCGGCTTGATCTGGTTGCAGTCGGTGCCGATTAGGACCTTGTTGCCAGTCAAACGGTTGAAGTTCACCCGATCCCTGATATCGATGGTGCCGTTGGAAAGGATCGCCATCGGGATGGTCATGTCCGTTCCCGATCGGAAATTCCGCTTCACCTCGATGGATGCCGCCCCAGCTCCATCGCCGTGGAGGTTGGTGAAATTCCCGAGGTCGACTCCCTTGGCGACCAGGATCCGTACGCCACTCTCGAATTCGATCTCGGCATAAGGGGAAGTGTAGAGGGAGTCGATCTGGTAGGTGCCCGACTTGATCAGGAGCTTGGAGTGGCTGTTGCCCAGCTTGATGAGTCCGTACGCGCCCGGGGTTATCGTCCTGGAAGCGCCGTCGGCAACGTTGATCGCTATCGTTCCTGGAGTGGCGGTGACGGTCTGGATCACCGGTGCGCTGCATGACCTGAGAACCACCGGCGGTCGTGATGATCTGATGTTGCGGACGTTCCAATCTGTAGTGGCGGGGGAGACCGTTGAGGCGTAGAACAGACCGTTCATGGATGAGCCGTCGCGGATCGTCACGGCGCCGCAGGATGTGATCGAACCTTTCGTCTGCACGGCGCCTCCACCTCCCAATTGCGTGGTGGTCCCGGAGGTGATGTCGCCGAAGATCATCGTCCGGTCGCTGATGGTGATGGATGTCGCCGACATGACATTGGCCTGCGAAGCCGCAGCCAGGCTGAGGGCGCACATGGCGACCTTGGACACGTTTGATTTCATCGTGTTTCTCCGATTAGGAATGTTGGAACCAGTGGGTGACATTTTCCGGTGAGGTGGGGATTCCCGTTTCCCGGCTGAGAAGGAAGTTACGGAGCGCTAGCAAAAGAAGCGACGCTGGACGAACATTCCCTCCAGATGCCGTATCCTGTCAGGATACACGATGACACCACTTCGGATGTTTTCCGCAAAAGGATCGAGTACGTTATGTTCCGTGGAACCAGCGGAAGAAACTCGGACCTTCGTGGAGGCGTACCCTTACGATGACTACCACACGCTCCTGCGCGACTGGATGGCCACGCGCAAGCTGCAGAATCCGTCCTTCAGTTTCCAGACCCTGGCCAACCGCGCCGGGCTGAAGTCCCGGTCCTTCCTGCGGCTGGTCAGCCTGGGGGAGAAGGATCTGAGCGCGGCGGCGGCCCTGGGGGTCGCCAAGGCGATGGCCTTGCCGGAGGCCGAAGCGGAGTATTTCGTGCGACTGGTGGAGTTCAACAACGCCGCCGATCCTGTTGAAAAGGCCAGGCACGCGGAACTGCTTGCCAGGATCCGTCCGGCCGCGCCTGGAAAAACCTTGTCCGCTCAGCACTACGACCTGTTCGGGAAGTGGTACATCCCGCCCGTGTGGGATCTGGTGACCTGGTTTGACTTCCACGGCGATTTCCGGCAGCTGGCCAAGCAGTTGAAGCCGGAAATCCTGCCCGCCCAAGCCCAGCATGCGGTGGAGCTGCTCTTGGAGTTGGAGCTGATCGAGCCCTGCGGAAGCGTGTACAGGCAACGGGAATCGAACCTCCAAACGAGACAGAATTTGAAATCCCTGGCCGTGAAGAAATACCAGATGGAAACCATGCGTCTGGGGCAGGAAGCACTTGAACGTTTCCCGTTGGATCGGCGACACATCGGAACCATCACCCTGGGCATGGATGCCCAGACGTGGGCCAAGCTGGAAGAACGCATCCAGGAGTTCCGCCGCGAACTCATCGCCATGGCCCAGCAAGTGGAGCGATCCGACCGCGTGTGCCAAGTCAACCTGCAAGTCTTTCCCCTGACAAC
This DNA window, taken from Fibrobacterota bacterium, encodes the following:
- a CDS encoding S8 family serine peptidase, which translates into the protein MRKLNDGRPVSGLVRGGLLAVGLASGAFAAQPADQNLSEKDTFSLDLGTHKRHLQHWKRGGAVRKGDGRYFLVANPVNGGVRIEEMAAAAGFNVLGVHRDLGKLVYKVELKGDLKATEDKLKSFGEYFSLDPVYAEDKISQELRRESKSRLDRKWARSATGEKDPLQDSAMVRVVHRPMNPLELAVWAKQRGIGTVKVVSDSVFEGSIPWGGMESLSSNPEITEILPVSRPRHFNDVSRSILGLRTLQYGASSSGFLDTVGTYGASWNSGALAAGKGVWVGVFDGGVDDAHPDLRISASQNRRVALSGATWWQGNKADPNWFEVVHHATHVAGTILGSGASSAGNGGRAFQWRGVAPLAQIFSLEPIAGAKGVDVGNHSSYDMGIFNAYTSYSGDYDREIANHTLRPIDVFAAGNSGVYPGDAVDPNTGAFQIGLFSMMANLKNGIKVGAVDKSLQRKAFFSSMGPTRDGRIGIDVMAPGAGGAKSGTVTVSEVSLVNSAGRSVNLWDRTIPGNQLSPFGSVRSFTTSGSVTSYVSGRTGGAVQQFTTNLPWQANAGDVARFTVRNTIGYGGELRIYFASAANNAILKFPFAASTSDRTFTIPLDPTYVGMYAVASEISTDFVEAPVKSSGLTSASTASNRVYAYEEMEGTSMAAPAVTGVVALMLERFGRVTGRNIHTNRFWNSTARAILVHTAKDMVNLTGDAKQPNNPDFAANAGATAQSQILTDIYGTGPDWATGYGLVDAAKAVEITGTSKVKETAIPKNVPKIYKVTIPSGQTKFRATLAWDDPAPAALATYWQKTLVNDLDLVVVSPSGTVVRPWVLDPGVINDSTIYTNGVDPKATLQNVRNNPAHPGRDSLNNLEVVDLTNPVAGEWTIIVTPRLIGLDQNGAGTAGDQDFSLITDIAAAEVTTYANLPAGAKGFRFQDPSGGLAELSMVGSLYLKDCSGSTPVTGGWEWRNAAGLKASLLRTSGFRSAILNDSQFGFLAKPTNLVGGVVVYNPEGDPVFRIGGDGAVQVSQGKTCYTPL
- a CDS encoding TIGR02147 family protein; its protein translation is MEAYPYDDYHTLLRDWMATRKLQNPSFSFQTLANRAGLKSRSFLRLVSLGEKDLSAAAALGVAKAMALPEAEAEYFVRLVEFNNAADPVEKARHAELLARIRPAAPGKTLSAQHYDLFGKWYIPPVWDLVTWFDFHGDFRQLAKQLKPEILPAQAQHAVELLLELELIEPCGSVYRQRESNLQTRQNLKSLAVKKYQMETMRLGQEALERFPLDRRHIGTITLGMDAQTWAKLEERIQEFRRELIAMAQQVERSDRVCQVNLQVFPLTTIFCDARTNE